From a region of the Nyctibius grandis isolate bNycGra1 chromosome 10, bNycGra1.pri, whole genome shotgun sequence genome:
- the SOX30 gene encoding transcription factor SOX-30, with the protein MARAEAEAAGALRGHGGEPFWASWRTSLWFQRAPAAGGRSVARGERPGLEARRFPWRPRCAGGAGAGHNARPLAGGGGGVRARRALGQRAQAANGRGGMEWRDRELLLRPGAPPEPPRRRRRPPPPPPPPPQGEAKGPRRVLHIKVEEPEPEEGDPPGCLRDSRESGGKYWCSLAPWGCKEEARGATKRERDHERGSGDSQKEVKVLEKRGSGKEPWAGDAVKVEPPDVAFEACRVKVEKDDALAGSLCEPAHASTDDRKVQPGEGFGMLPEDQKTPAVFHPLPPGTRTQIQGSLPSELIHMTQVPVKPVPLKMQSLLEPSVKIETKNVPFTVLPSNSGMADTPFSKDKSGRVKRPMNAFMVWARIHRPALAKANPAATNTDISVQLGLEWSKLTEEQKQPYYDEALKIKQRHEEEFPGWIYQPRQGKKKRFPLPVSDVFSSTSESIITTNPAGICPLQSPAYSVVIPNVRNGIGHPVCEPPSAIRLTASSIQRAGPITLFQTSANTAATSANTAAVAVPAPALPLRPVISLQHFAEPAQTEALDISTGLSCSLKAPIPVFIESFSRNPSNIITTNSRFSVSNSEPLREYPGFSVFPRGIPLPQPIPFLHSNLYEPPPIGQPVRLFGATPQLSLHDPYFVPGPRYFPSSTFPFSQPPFGCGNFSSSVRECLGFYEDRYPRQEVTFSALHGDYPFKEYPAESIREDHRSCEILEVVSCHDSGNEERYLSPLPQLDVGSLEEVLSATPSTPSNIQLINVTDIDDEGEVKLLRQL; encoded by the exons ATGGCCAGAGCGGAAGCGGAAGCGGCGGGTGCCCTCCGAGGGCACGGCGGCGAGCCCTTCTGGGCGTCTTGGCGGACCTCTCTATGGTTTCAGCGGGCGCCGGCGGCGGGTGGGCGGAGCGTGGCGAGGGGCGAACGGCCGGGGCTCGAAGCGCGGCGGTTTCCATGGCGGCCGCGCtgcgcgggcggggcgggcgcagGGCACAATGCGCGTCCGttggcgggcggcggcggcggcgtgaGGGCGCGGCGAGCGTTGGGGCAACGAGCGCAGGCGGCGAACGGCCGCGGCGGGATGGAGTGGAGGGACAGGGAGCTCCTGCTCCGGCCCGGGGCTCCCCCGGAGCcgccccggcgccgccgccgccccccgccgccccctccgcccccTCCGCAGGGGGAGGCCAAGGGCCCTCGCAGGGTGCTGCACATCAAGGTGGAGGAGCCCGAACCGGAGGAGGGAGATCCCCCGGGCTGCCTCAGGGACAGCAGGGAGTCAGGGGGCAAGTACTGGTGCTCCCTGGCTCCGTGGGGGTGTAAAGAGGAGGCCCGCGGCGCCACCAAGAGAGAAAGGGACCATGAAAGGGGCAGCGGTGACAGCCAGAAGGAGGTGAAGGTGCTGGAGAAAAGGGGGAGTGGGAAGGAGCCCTGGGCAGGAGATGCTGTCAAAGTGGAGCCGCCTGACGTGGCCTTTGAGGCCTGCAGGGTGAAGGTGGAAAAGGACGATGCCCTGGCTGGCTCCCTGTGTGAGCCTGCTCATGCCAGCACCGATGACCGCAAGGTGCAGCCGGGTGAGGGGTTTGGGATGCTCCCTGAAGATCAGAAGACCCCAGCTGTGTTTCACCCCTTACCTCCTGGGACCCGCACACAGATCCAGGGCTCTCTGCCGTCAGAGCTGATCCATATGACCCAAGTGCCAGTGAAACCCGTGCCGCTTAAAATGCAGTCCTTACTGGAGCCTTCAGTAAAGATTGAGACTAAAAATGTCCCCTTCACAGTCCTGCCCTCCAATTCAG GTATGGCAGATACTCCATTTAGCAAGGACAAAAGTGGCCGTGTAAAGCGTCCAATGAACGCGTTTATGGTGTGGGCTAGGATTCATCGGCCCGCTCTAGCAAAAGCTAACCCAGCTGCCACTAATACAGACATCAGTGTTCAGCTTGGATTGGAATGGAGCAAACTGACCGAAGAACAGAAGCAGCCCTATTATGATGaagctctgaaaataaaacaaaggcaCGAAGAGGAATTTCCTG GTTGGATTTATCAACCACGACAAGGCAAAAAGAAGCGTTTTCCACTGCCTGTCTCTGATGTATTTTCCAGCACTTCTGAGAGTATCATCACTACAAATCCAGCTGGCATTTGTCCCCTCCAGTCACCTGCTTACTCTGTTGTCATCCCCAATGTTAGGAACGGTATTGGACATCCAGTCT GTGAGCCTCCTTCTGCCATCCGTCTGACGGCTTCTTCCATTCAACGTGCTGGGCCAATTACTCTTTTCCAGACTAGTGCAAACACCGCAGCA ACCAGTGCAAACACCGCAGCAGTGGCTgttccagctccagccctgcccctgcgTCCTGTAATTTCACTACAGCACTTTGCTGAACCTGCTCAGACAGAAGCTCTTGATATATCAACTGGGCTCAGTTGCTCTCTGAAGGCACCTATACCAGTTTTCATTGAGAGCTTCAGCAGAAACCCAAGTAACATAATCACCACTAATAGCAGATTTTCTGTCTCTAATAGTGAGCCCTTAAGGGAGTACCcagggttttctgtttttcctagaGGCATACCTCTTCCCCAGCCTATCCCTTTTCTTCACTCAAATCTCTACGAGCCTCCTCCCATTGGTCAGCCAGTCCGTCTGTTTGGAGCAACTCCCCAGTTATCACTACATGACCCTTACTTTGTACCTGGACCTCGCTATTTCCCCTCAAG CACATTCCCGTTCAGCCAACCTCCATTTGGCTGTGGGAATTTCTCCAGCTCAGTGCGTGAATGCCTTGGCTTTTACGAAGACAGGTACCCAAGACAGGAAGTGACGTTTTCAGCTTTGCATGGAGACTATCCTTTCAAGGAATACCCAGCAGAAAGTATACGTGAGGACCACCGCAGCTGTGAGATCCTTGAAGTAGTGTCCTGTCACGACAGTGGCAACGAGGAGCGGTATTTAAGCCCCCTACCACAGCTGGATGTTGGATCTTTGGAGGAGGTTTTGTCAGCCACCCCATCTACTCCCTCCAACATCCAACTAATCAATGTAACTGACATTGATGATGAGGGGGAAGTAAAGTTGTTGCGAcaattgtaa
- the THG1L gene encoding probable tRNA(His) guanylyltransferase isoform X1 → MLGCWRAASAIAAGSGRWAGCLRGRRRLYMAKSKFEYVRDFETDDTCLPNCWIVVRLDGRNFHRFSEQHEFKKPNDDRALQLMTKCAQTVMQELEDIAIAYGQSDEYSFVFKKKSRWFKRRASKFMTHVVSQFASSYVFYWKDYFKDRQLLYPPGFDGRIVLYPSNQNLKDYLSWRQADCHINNLYNTVFWMLVQRSGLTPVQAQERLQGTLAGDKNEILFSEFNINYNNEPLMYRKGTVLIWQKTNEVMTKKIKLPKEAKEKEVEVTRTRTKVVPLHCDIIGDQFWEEYPEILAEDG, encoded by the exons ATGCTGGGGTGCTGGCGGGCCGCATCGGCCATCGCTGCGGGGAGCGGGCGGTGGGCGGGCTGCCTGCGCGGGCGCCGCCGCCTCTACATGGCGAAAAGCAAGTTCGAGTATGTGCGGGACTTCGAGACGGACGACACGTGTCTGCCCAACTGCTGGATAGTGGTCCGGCTGGACGGCCGCAACTTCCACAG GTTTTCTGAGCAGCACGAATTCAAAAAGCCAAATGATGACCGTGCTCTTCAGCTGATGACCAAGTGTGCCCAGACAGTGATGCAAGAATTGGAGGATATTGCTATTGCTTATGGTCAGAGTGATGAatatagttttgttttcaaaaagaagaGTAGATGGTTTAAAAGAAGAGCAAG TAAGTTCATGACTCATGTGGTCTCCCAGTTTGCCTCAAGTTACGTTTTCTATTGGAAGGATTACTTTAAGGACCGGCAGCTTCTGTACCCACCAGGATTTGATGGACGAATTGTGTTGTATCCCAGCAACCAAAATCTAAAGGACTACCTCAGCTGGAGACAAGCAGATT GCCATATTAATAACCTTTATAATACAGTGTTTTGGATGCTTGTACAGCGAAGTGGTTTGACACCTGTGCAAGCACAGGAGAGACTCCAG GGAACTTTGGCTGGAGATaagaatgaaattttattttctgaattcaaCATCAACTACAACAACGAACCTTTGATGTATAGAAAAGGAACTGTCTTAATATGGCAGAAG ACAAATGAAGTCAtgactaagaaaataaaactgccaaaggaagcaaaagaaaaggaagttgaAGTGACCCGGACTAGGACTAAAGTTGTTCCACTGCACTGTGACATTATTGGGGACCAGTTCTGGGAGGAATATCCTGAGATTCTGGCTGAGGATGGTTGA
- the THG1L gene encoding probable tRNA(His) guanylyltransferase isoform X3: MVRVMNIVLFSKRRVDGLKEEQGFDGRIVLYPSNQNLKDYLSWRQADCHINNLYNTVFWMLVQRSGLTPVQAQERLQGTLAGDKNEILFSEFNINYNNEPLMYRKGTVLIWQKTNEVMTKKIKLPKEAKEKEVEVTRTRTKVVPLHCDIIGDQFWEEYPEILAEDG; the protein is encoded by the exons ATGGTCAGAGTGATGAatatagttttgttttcaaaaagaagaGTAGATGGTTTAAAAGAAGAGCAAG GATTTGATGGACGAATTGTGTTGTATCCCAGCAACCAAAATCTAAAGGACTACCTCAGCTGGAGACAAGCAGATT GCCATATTAATAACCTTTATAATACAGTGTTTTGGATGCTTGTACAGCGAAGTGGTTTGACACCTGTGCAAGCACAGGAGAGACTCCAG GGAACTTTGGCTGGAGATaagaatgaaattttattttctgaattcaaCATCAACTACAACAACGAACCTTTGATGTATAGAAAAGGAACTGTCTTAATATGGCAGAAG ACAAATGAAGTCAtgactaagaaaataaaactgccaaaggaagcaaaagaaaaggaagttgaAGTGACCCGGACTAGGACTAAAGTTGTTCCACTGCACTGTGACATTATTGGGGACCAGTTCTGGGAGGAATATCCTGAGATTCTGGCTGAGGATGGTTGA
- the THG1L gene encoding probable tRNA(His) guanylyltransferase isoform X2, with protein MTHVVSQFASSYVFYWKDYFKDRQLLYPPGFDGRIVLYPSNQNLKDYLSWRQADCHINNLYNTVFWMLVQRSGLTPVQAQERLQGTLAGDKNEILFSEFNINYNNEPLMYRKGTVLIWQKTNEVMTKKIKLPKEAKEKEVEVTRTRTKVVPLHCDIIGDQFWEEYPEILAEDG; from the exons ATGACTCATGTGGTCTCCCAGTTTGCCTCAAGTTACGTTTTCTATTGGAAGGATTACTTTAAGGACCGGCAGCTTCTGTACCCACCAGGATTTGATGGACGAATTGTGTTGTATCCCAGCAACCAAAATCTAAAGGACTACCTCAGCTGGAGACAAGCAGATT GCCATATTAATAACCTTTATAATACAGTGTTTTGGATGCTTGTACAGCGAAGTGGTTTGACACCTGTGCAAGCACAGGAGAGACTCCAG GGAACTTTGGCTGGAGATaagaatgaaattttattttctgaattcaaCATCAACTACAACAACGAACCTTTGATGTATAGAAAAGGAACTGTCTTAATATGGCAGAAG ACAAATGAAGTCAtgactaagaaaataaaactgccaaaggaagcaaaagaaaaggaagttgaAGTGACCCGGACTAGGACTAAAGTTGTTCCACTGCACTGTGACATTATTGGGGACCAGTTCTGGGAGGAATATCCTGAGATTCTGGCTGAGGATGGTTGA
- the LSM11 gene encoding U7 snRNA-associated Sm-like protein LSm11: protein MEEAEGAAGGAEQRRPRRRTGPERSPSPSRLDVSSSRFDPLLALYSASTPLPFPAAPCFNNLAEYESFQRGLLRPRGRRSAPSRRGPSATARSARRGPPAADPERIQRLRSLMVNAGPEQEAAEGGAAARRRRAPRNVLTRMPLHEGSPLGELHRCVRDGVRINVHIRTFKGLRGVCTGFLVAFDKFWNMALTDVDETYRKPVTGKAFYAEPQLSLTRLFDRLKLQESSVKKGADSKTVSEEAALTNDSQTLGLKVGSGRGKAEDERERQKRLGRAGEKKIPGDSLHLSARGEADVGSGTAHTEGASAGGTRARSQSRRKRRPKVDYQQVFTRHINQIFIRGENVLLVHLAH, encoded by the exons ATGGAGGAGGCcgagggggctgcgggaggcGCGGAGCAGcggcgcccccgccgccggaCCGGGCCCGAgcgctcccccagccccagccgccTGGACGTGAGCTCCAGCCGCTTCGACCCGCTGCTGGCGCTGTACTCCGCCAGCACGCCGCTGCCCTTCCCCGCCGCGCCCTGCTTCAACAACCTCGCCGAGTACGAGAGCTTCCAGCGCGGCCTGCTCCGCCCGCGCGGCCGCCGCTCCGCTCCCTCCCGCCGCGGCCCGTCCGCCACCGCCCGCTCCGCCCGCCGCGGACCCCCCGCCGCCGACCCCGAGCGCATCCAGCGCCTCCGCAGCCTCATGGTCAACGCGGGCCCCGAGCAGGAGGCGGCCgagggcggcgcggcggcccgGCGCCGGCGGGCGCCCCGCAACGTCCTCACCAGGATGCCCC tccaTGAAGGCAGCCCGCTGGGGGAGCTTCATCGCTGTGTCCGAGATGGTGTAAGAATCAATGTCCATATCCGCACTTTCAAAGGGCTTCGTGGAGTCTGCACGGGGTTTTTGGTTGCATTTGACAAGTTCTGGAATATG GCCCTGACTGACGTGGATGAGACATACAGGAAACCAGTAACAGGCAAAGCTTTCTACGCAGAACCTCAGCTCTCACTAACTCGG CTGTTCGACAGACTCAAACTGCAGGAGTCCTCAGTAAAGAAGGGAGCTGACTCAAAGACTGTCTCAGAGGAAGCAGCCCTGACAAATGACTCTCAGACGCTGGGATTGAAAGTTGGATCAGGACGAGGGAAAGCAGAAGATGAGCGTGAGAGGCAGAAACGCTtgggcagagctggagaaaagaagatacCAGGTGACAGTTTGCATCTGTCTGCCAGAGGTGAAGCTGATGTGGGTAGCGGGACTGCCCACACAGAGGGTGCCAGTGCTGGTGGTACCCGTGCAAGGAGCCAGTCACGGAGAAAAAGGCGGCCCAAAGTGGATTATCAACAGGTGTTCACACGTCACATAAACCAGATTTTTATTCGAGGAGAGAATGTCTTGCTTGTCCATTTAGCGCATTGA